The following proteins come from a genomic window of Lentimicrobiaceae bacterium:
- a CDS encoding DUF2202 domain-containing protein — translation MVKNQIIDMIKMMINNKFFLKTILLLVLAINSFAAFSQKTTKLTTSEKEGILLMREEEKLAHDVYSFFAEKYDIPIFKNITKSELVHQKSMIWLMEKYDIEDPSYEEQGKFRNKDLQKLYNKLTSQGNTLIEALKVGAYIEDLDIYDLKNLMKETENEDILRVYNRLLLGSKNHLRAFVRSLSGRGVEYKPEFITKDEMNTILNNSKQKNKNRR, via the coding sequence ATGGTGAAAAATCAGATAATTGATATGATAAAGATGATGATAAACAATAAATTTTTCTTGAAAACAATTTTGCTCCTTGTTCTGGCAATTAATTCTTTTGCAGCATTTTCTCAAAAGACTACAAAACTAACAACTTCTGAAAAGGAAGGAATTTTGCTAATGCGTGAAGAAGAAAAATTAGCCCACGATGTGTATAGCTTTTTTGCAGAAAAATATGATATTCCAATTTTCAAAAATATTACAAAAAGCGAGTTGGTACATCAAAAGTCGATGATATGGCTTATGGAAAAGTACGATATTGAAGATCCATCGTATGAAGAACAAGGGAAATTTCGCAACAAAGATTTGCAAAAATTGTATAATAAACTCACATCACAAGGAAACACGCTTATTGAGGCATTGAAAGTAGGTGCTTACATTGAGGATTTAGACATTTATGACTTAAAAAACTTGATGAAAGAAACTGAAAATGAAGATATTCTGCGAGTATATAATCGTTTGCTTTTAGGGTCGAAAAATCATTTAAGGGCTTTTGTGCGTAGCCTTTCGGGCAGAGGCGTAGAATATAAACCTGAATTTATTACGAAGGACGAAATGAACACCATATTAAATAACAGTAAGCAAAAAAATAAAAACAGAAGATAA